In the Colletotrichum lupini chromosome 4, complete sequence genome, CACCTACTACACCAAACTCGACGCACCGTTGAGGTCACCTTAGGCCTAACATGCTCGTCAGAAAGAACATCCGAGAGGGCGAGAGGAATCCATAGAGTTCGAGAACAGACATTGAGGAGCACAGAGAAAAGGGCGGGAGTGAAAGAGGAATGGGCGGAGTCTAAATAGAGTTTGGCTGCTTAGACTCAAACGGGACAACCACTGAACCACAGACCAAACGCTTTCCCCTCACTTCCTCACGAAGCAGCTTTTTCTGCAACAAATGTGGCTGATTGGAACGAATGAGAGGGCGTTGTGTATGCTGGCCAGCCCTTCTCGAAGACGGCTTCGAAACACTCGAGCTGTGTGAAACATCACAGCGTACATCCCGGAGCAGCAGCCGGTTAGGGACAAGGGTCGCGAAGGGGCGGGGGACCATTGGCCGAGCCACTCGGTGCCCGGAGCACTAGCAGCATGGACTACCAGCTAGAACCTGAACGGTCGTTTTTCGTTTCCTTCTGGCCCCCCAATGACACAGACTCTGTGGCCCTGCGTTCCTGCAGCTTGTCAAGGGTAGTCACATTGATGACGGAGCGAGAGGGTAATCAAAGACAAAGAGGTGGACGAAGACAGCATGAGGGAAGACGCACTGATCGCTTTGATGGACCGTCTCCTGCTCGGCTAAATGGTTGGCGAAATAGCGGGATGGACCTGCAGACCTAGTCCCGTGAAACATGACAACCGACACCATGGCTGCTTGAATCTGCCGCTAGAACTCTAAGATCTTCCACTGGTGATGCAGCGGCGCGGGTTCAAAGGCCGAGAGCTGCTGGGGGACGCTTGCCAAGTCGAGCCCATACATATGCTTATGCCGGTAAATATGTGACAGGGGAGCTTCCCATCACCGCGATACATAGCGTCTGGGTAGATCTTCTGCTCATTGAGATTGGAATTACATATTCATATAGCCTTAGGCGCGGAGTAGAGGAGGCTACTCAGGGCTAGGAGGTGATGGAGGGACGACATCGACAGAAAGTCAGAAACACGGCCAATCAGCTCGTAAGCGCACAGAGCATAGCGCACACCCTCACACACCGCTTCCTAGACCATTTCCATCCCATCCACAAAACCTCGCAACACTTGGACGGGAGGGTGCTCTTGCAGCACTGCAGCAGCAAGAAAGTGAGGGGGGCAAGACAGCAGGGAGGGAGCTTTGTCCGCCCCGGAGCCCCCCTTTGACGTCTTTTCCCGGAGTGTGATCATTCTTTGCATCTGAAGCAAAGACCAGTTATCCTTGATGTGTCACGATCCATGGGGCAAACACAACGAACGGGTCCCCTGGGGGGGAGGTTGATAACGTTGTTTCCTCCCACCTCGCTTGTGAAGCATCTCCAACGCCGTCCCCACTACCACCGAACTCGAACATCAACAAAGACAAGGGGTTGTTGAATTTCTCTTTTTCAACACTCGTTCTCGGGAACTTCTTCGAGGTACATGCGCGCTCGGTGAGGCGACTTGGCGACCTTGGCTCCTTAGCCCCCCAGGTACCGAAAAAACCACGTCGATTCGGACACATACAGCTCGTGTTAGACGACCAAAGCTATATGGAGCTGTGAAAAGCCGAGGGCAGAAAAAAGGAAAGCAGCTGATACTTCGTTTCGGATTTTCGATATGCGGCTATCAACATCGTCAGCGGCCTCTCTTGGTCTGCTATGGATCACATTTGCTCTGTCATTTGTTGGCGCCGTAGCAACAGCTGGGGAAGAGTATTACTTCGCTGGAGAACGCGTTCATTTGATTGCGAGGCAACAGCTACCCGATCTGAGCAATATATCAACATGTGGTGTAAGTTCGATTTGGAGTCGGGAGCCTCCTTTGGCTCGGTTGCTTTCCCGAAATGGAACCCACTTTGGCTAATACTCTGGTGCCCAGTTGAACTGCCTCGTACAGGGTATCGCAGGGGTCGGATGCGACCTCACGAACACAACTTGCTCCTGTGCGAGCACCGGTCTGGGTCAGCTCGTCGGCCCTTGCTTGATTGCAAACTGCACCATGCAAGACTCCCTGGGTGAGTACTTCCAGAGTCGTGAGGACGGTGCAGAAAAGATGGGAAGACTGACGAGGCAACAAGATGTCGCGAAACTGCAACAAACGCAGTGCAGTCTCCCTCACGAATCCGACACTGGGAAAATTCTTGCCATTCTAATCACCGTCTATGTCACGGCTGTCGTTGCGATTGTCTTGCGGCTTCTTGCCAAAAACATGGCAAAGACGTGGAGTCTAGACGATGCGTTGATTATTGCGGCGATTGTCATTGCGATTGCCCCAGTATCTGCAATTTTGTTGAGTAAGCTTTTTGTTGTCTTGCGGCCGGCTTGGATATGTAACTAATTGTCAACAGTGTCAAGCTTAGGATTTGGGAAGCACCTTTACGATCTTAAACCGGGTGGCTTACTGCAGATCCTGCGACTACGTAAGTACATTCCGTTCGTATTGAAGCCATCTTCTCTAATGCTTTTGCAGTATACGCCGCCGAGATTGTTTACGTCTTTGTGCTCTTATTCGCGAAGCTGTCCCTCGTCGTCTTCTATCTACGAATCTTCACCGTACCGAAGTTCCGCATCGCTGCATACACCCTGATCGGATTCCTTATCGTCGGCCAGGTGGTCATCGGCTTTCTCACTATCTTCTCGTGTCACCCGATCGAGTTATTCTGGAACAAGGACATCCACACAGGCGCCTGCCTCGATGTCAACCAACTTGCCTACGCGAACTCTGCCTTGGCCATCATCCAGGACCTTCTTATTCTCGCCCTCCCGATAGCGATGCTTCCAGGCCTTCAAATGAACCGGAACAAGAAGGTTTCGGTTGCCATGGTATTTCTTCTCGGATCTGTCGGCTTCGTCTCGACCATTATCCGTCTTCAGGTTCTCGCAGTGTTTGGAAACTCCATCGACCCGACGTGGGACTACGCGCCCGTTGTGTGGTGGACGACAATCGAACTAGGTGTCGTCGTGGTGTGCGCCTGTGCGCCCATGATCCGCAACTTGGTCGAGAAGATGTTCCCCGGCTTTGCGCTCTTCGCGAGGTGGACCACCCCGAAGCCATCCAAGGGCAGCAGCCCATCCTCGAACGGCAGCGTGGACAAGCCGACAAAGGCTGCTGGGCGATATCAGAAGTTCGGGCGGAGTAACAGCCCGCCTCAATTTAGCGACAATTACGTTCGCGATTACATCACGAGTCCCAAAGGCCCTCCAGTACCCCCAAAGGACGATCTGCCGCCATCTCGTAGGTACCGGGACATGTACGCCTACGGTGGATCCAAGCCCAAGGTGCTTGAGCCCTCGTCGCCGTCCCCTCAGCCGTATGACCTCTCGTGGAGGTCCATGAACCCTTATGGGATTCCTAAGGATGACCTGGAATCATGTATTGGAAAGACGAACTATAATCTTGATATTGAGATGCTGGAAAGGAAAGGGAGAGATGTGGTAGTGGCACAAAAGGAGCTTTGCTCTCTCTGCGGGAGGGAAAGCTGCAGTCACATGTAACAGAGCTATTTTCCGTCCGTTTTATAGATATCCATTTGCTTAGATACCAATTGTTGCTCGATCGCCTCAAGAATCATGCCTCGTTCACTCTCATTGTTCCACCCGATGATGCTTCCGGAAGGACCCATATTTCAGCCGGGCGTGGTCCCGGAGCGGCCCGGAACGGTCCGATCATGTCAACGAATGTTCAGCTGGTCAGCCACCTTATTTGCGTGCAGCCCAAATAAGCCACAAGACTCAAAGATACGGACCGCATCCATCGTAATCTTCTTATCACGGACAAATTGATGAATGCAACGTCAGCAGATAGAGCCCCTGGCTTTCCGCCTCAATTCCTATCTACTTGCAGAAGACCTCACTACCCCGGTCTCCATTCTCTTAAAGCCCAGCTAATGCCGCAGAAAATGCACGATGCGAATACTGCATAGCCTTACTACAAACAACGCGTGGGAAAGTCTACATCGTTCGTCTGCTTTGACATCGACACACAAACAATGCACAAGCATTGACCGAGTTTCGCCACCTCCCGCAGCTGCTTTGCACCTCCAACTCACTATTCCGAATCTGGAGCTTTCCGAAGGTTCAACTGTCCCAATCTGGATACAAGCCCGCGTCGCAGCTTCGCCTCATAGCTCTTTTGCGCGACACGATGCGCGCATCCTCACTCTCGTTGAGCCTGTTCAAGGCACCGCTCGGTCTTGTAGCCCTGTTACTGGTCGCCTCGGTCGTGGGACATGGCGATGGTGATCTTCAACGTTACATGGCCCTGGAAACCTGCCCGCCGCTGAAGATTGTCAATGGGATCAACTTCACCACGCGGGCGTACTGGATGCGCCAGGCCAACCTGGCCCTGCCCAACCCATGCCCGTTCGCTGCCTTTGGCTCAGTGATTGTGAATCACACTACGGGCGGCTTGGGGGAACTGGTCTGCACCGGCGCGAACAACAATGCTGGCACAGGCAACCCGACTCTGCATGGTATGAATCTCACCTCACACAACCCAACAAAGCTTTTTCTTTTGCAAGGGTAGTTTGCTAATCATTAAACAGGGGAGATGGCCGCCATCGACAACTGCTCGGCAATCTTTGTAGATCCCCAGGGTCCATACCGGATGACGCCGGCTCAGGCCCTGGCCGCCTTTGCCAACCTGACCATCTACACCAACGCCGAGAGCTGCCCCATGTGCGCGTCGGCGGTGCGCTGGGCAGGCTTCAGGGAATATGTTTTTGGCACGAGCATTGAGACCCTCACGGAGGAGGGATGGGGCCAGATCCAAATCACGTCCAGGGACGTCTTCCGGCAGTCCTCGGGCTTACcctacggcagactgcaagaggcactccgccaaaaccgttctttttaatagacCTACGGCTACCGTAAATTTTAGGCATTAATAGcacgactttcttatatatataaataaatattataataaatcccgtatattattataaagaattacttACGACCGTAAGTAGTAGCGGTTACGTAAGGGtagttatactacttagtaaaaataaagtaactagggggcatatcctctttactaatttttattactaattaatttccctttcttcttaactaacctaatattccttaaataaggtaagtaatttacttatacccctatagttacttattagcgactatatttcgccttattatactttatacccttttttactttacttttattattattacctaattatatacgtaattataaatataatattcgcaatttaccaattagaaatattaattaggtataattaggtaattttatacgcaattactaatataatctttactaactagtaattatatttctttttaagctaatatacgcgtaattataaatataattatacgtatatacttat is a window encoding:
- a CDS encoding CFEM domain-containing protein — its product is MQRRGFKGRELLGDACQVEPIHMLMPVNIPFPSHPQNLATLGREGALAALQQQEIILDVSRSMGQTQRTASPTPSPLPPNSNINKDKGLLNFSFSTLVLGNFFEVHARSTTKAIWSCEKPRAEKRKAADTSFRIFDMRLSTSSAASLGLLWITFALSFVGAVATAGEEYYFAGERVHLIARQQLPDLSNISTCGLNCLVQGIAGVGCDLTNTTCSCASTGLGQLVGPCLIANCTMQDSLGEYFQSREDGAEKMGRLTRQQDVAKLQQTQCSLPHESDTGKILAILITVYVTAVVAIVLRLLAKNMAKTWSLDDALIIAAIVIAIAPVSAILLMSSLGFGKHLYDLKPGGLLQILRLLYAAEIVYVFVLLFAKLSLVVFYLRIFTVPKFRIAAYTLIGFLIVGQVVIGFLTIFSCHPIELFWNKDIHTGACLDVNQLAYANSALAIIQDLLILALPIAMLPGLQMNRNKKVSVAMVFLLGSVGFVSTIIRLQVLAVFGNSIDPTWDYAPVVWWTTIELGVVVVCACAPMIRNLVEKMFPGFALFARWTTPKPSKGSSPSSNGSVDKPTKAAGRYQKFGRSNSPPQFSDNYVRDYITSPKGPPVPPKDDLPPSRRYRDMYAYGGSKPKVLEPSSPSPQPYDLSWRSMNPYGIPKDDLESCIGKTNYNLDIEMLERKGRDVVVAQKELCSLCGRESCSHIIMPRSLSLFHPMMLPEGPIFQPGVVPERPGTSPWLSASIPIYLQKTSLPRLTTNNAWESLHPLTEFRHLPQLLCTSNSLFRIWSFPKVQLSQSGYKPASQLRLIALLRDTMRASSLSLSLFKAPLGLVALLLVASVVGHGDGDLQRYMALETCPPLKIVNGINFTTRAYWMRQANLALPNPCPFAAFGSVIVNHTTGGLGELVCTGANNNAGTGNPTLHGEMAAIDNCSAIFVDPQGPYRMTPAQALAAFANLTIYTNAESCPMCASAVRWAGFREYVFGTSIETLTEEGWGQIQITSRDVFRQSSGLPYGRLQEALRQNRSF